The following DNA comes from Fervidibacillus albus.
GAAGAAGCGGAATGAGATTTTGCAGTTGCTCATGCTCGAGCCGAAGATTGCAATTTTAGATGAAATTGATTCCGGTTTAGATATCGATGCATTGAAAGTTGTAGCAAAGGGAATCAATTCGATGAGAAATAGTGCGTTTGGCTGCCTCATCATCACCCACTATCAACGTTTATTGAACTATATTACTCCTGACTTCGTTCACGTTATGATGCAAGGTCGAATTGTCAAATCCGGCGGTCCGGAATTAGCCCGTCGTTTAGAGGCGGAAGGATACGATTGGATTAAGAAAGAGTTAGGAATCGAAGACGAAACTGTTGAAGTAGAGCAAGAAGCTTAATGGGGAACAGTTAGGAGGATGAATATGACTACACAAACACAATATCCGTTCGACCAAGGGCTCATCGAATCGTTTTCGTCCAAAAACGGTGAGCCAAGTTGGTTTAAAGAACGTCGTCTAGACGCCTTTGGAAAATTGGATTCACTACCTATGTTAAAACCGGGCAAAACGAAAATCACGAAATGGAATTTCACTGAGTTTAAACAACATACAGTTAATAGTGAGCCGTTTTCAGATGTGGAACAATTTCCTGAAACGGTGAAAAGGCTCATTGATTTAGAGGGCGGTATTAAAAATTTATACGTGCAACATAATCAAACGGTCGGTTTTCGATCCGTATCCGATGAATTAAAAGAAAAAGGTGTTATTTTTACCGATCTTTTTACAGCGGTAAAAGATCACGGTGAACTCGTTCAAAAATATTTTATGACCGATGCGATTAAACCGGACGAACATCGGTTAACTGCGTTTCATGCAGCACTCGTAAACGGAGGGGCATTTTTATACGTTCCGAAAAACGTGGAAGTTACCGTACCGATTCAATCGATCTTCGTTCATGATAACGGAGATGCGCCACTGATTAACCATGTATTAATTGTCGCCGATGAAAATAGCTCGGTAACGTACGTGGAAAACTATATTTCGTTAAATGATCAAACGGAAGGCGTTGCAAATATTATTACAGAAGTGATCGCCCTTGCGAATTCGCGAGTAAAGTTCGGTGCAGTCGACACGTTAGCGAAAGGTGTAACGACGTATGTGAATCGTCGCGGATATACGGCTCGGGACGCTCAGATTGAATGGGCCTTAGGAATGATGAACGACGGACATACAATTTCTGAAAATGAAACGAATTTAATCGGCGAAGGTTCCGTTTGTGATACGAAAACCGTCGTTATCGGGCGCGGTGAACAAATTCAAAACTTCACGACGGAAGTCCACCATTACGGTAAAAATACGGAAGGAACAATTTTGAATCATGGTGTCGTGAAGGATCGGGCTATAACTGTCTTTAATGGAATCGGAAAAATTGAACACGGCGCAACGAAGTCAAATGCCCAACAAGAATCTCGTGTGTTAATGCTAAGTGAAAATGCCCGTGGCGATGCGAACCCGATTTTATTGATCGATGAAGACGATGTTTTAGCTGGACACGCAGCTTCCGTCGGTCGAGTCGATCCGATTCAATTGTATTATTTAATGAGTCGGGGGATTATGAAGGAAGAAGCAGAACGTTTAATTATCCACGGATTTTTAGAACCGGTTGTAAGCCAGTTGCCGATTGAAGGTGTAAAAAAACAACTGATTGAAGTCATTGAAAGGAAAGTACAATAATGGATATTTCAACCATCCGTAACCAATTTCCCATTTTAAGTCAACAAATAAACGGACATCCTCTCGTTTATTTGGACAGTGCAGCAACGGCCCAAAAACCGAAATCCGTCATTAATACGATTACCGAATATTATACGGGTTACAATGCGAATGTGCATCGAGGTGTCCACACCCTTGGCTCGAGGGCGACGGATGCTTATGAAATGGCACGGGAAAAGGTCCAGCAGTTTATTAATGCCCGTTCAACGGAAGAAATCATTTTTACGAGAGGGACGACAACAGCCATCAATATCGTTGCACATAGTTACGGACGGGCCAATGTAAAAGAAGGCGACGAAATCGTACTTACGCAGATGGAACACCATAGCAATTTGATTCCTTGGCAACAAATTGCGAAATCAAATGGTGCGACGTTAAAATATATTCCTTTGCAACCCGATGGCACATTGTCTTTAGAGGATGTGGCTCAAACGGTCACAGAACGAACGAAAATCGTTGCGATTACCCATATATCCAATGTGCTCGGAACGATCAATCCGATTAAACAAATTGCCCGAATCGTCCATGAAAAAGGTGCCGTTCTCGTCGTGGACGGCGCCCAAAGTGCACCCCATTTGAAAATTGATGTACAAAATCTGGATTGCGATTTCTTTGCCTTTTCCGGTCATAAAATGTGTGCACCCACGGGAATCGGGGTTCTATACGGAAAAAAGCAATGGTTGGAGAAAATGGAACCAGTCGAATTTGGTGGTGAGATGATCGATTTTGTCGGTCTGTACGATTCTACTTGGAAAGAATTGCCGTGGAAATTTGAAGGTGGAACACCGATAATTGCCGGTGCAATCGGATTACATTCTGCTATCGAATATTTAGAAGAAATCGGAATGGAAAATATTGAAAAACATGAAACGATGCTCGTTGATTATGCGATGGACCGTTTAATGGAGATCGATGGAATCACGATTTACGGACCGAAGAAAGGTAGTCAAAGGTCCGGCGTCCTTTCCTTTAACATCGAGGAGGTACATCCGCACGATGTGGCTACCGTATTGGATACGGAAGGCATCGCTGTTCGCGCAGGTCACCATTGCGCTCAACCGTTGATGAAATGGTTGAATGTGACAGCGACGGCAAGGGCAAGTTTTTATTTGTACAATACGAAGGACGAAATTGATCGGTTGGCAGAGGGACTCGTTAAAGCAAAGGAGTTTTTCGCAGATGTCTTTTAATCAATTAGATACATTATATCGTCAAGTCATTATGGACCATTACAAAAAACCGAGAAATAAAGGTGTGTTGGAAGATAGCAGCATTACGGTCGATATGAACAATCCGACATGTGGGGATCGAATTCGGTTAACGATGAAAGAAGAAGATGGGAAAATTACGGATGTGAAATTCGATGGAGAAGGTTGCTCCATCTCCATGGCTTCTGCTTCGATGATGACGCAGTTGATCAAGGGTAAGGATAAGGAAACAGCAATTAAGTTGGCAAATGAGTTTTACGATATGATCCAAGGAAAAGAAAGCGACGCGGACACGGACTTAGAGGATGCTCATGCGTTGCAAGGTGTATCAAAATTTCCAGCCAGGGTCAAATGCGCCACGTTAGCATGGAAAGCGATGGAAAAAGGATTTAAAGAAGAGACGAACGATTAATTAAGAACGGATGATAAATTTAGGACCGATAAAATTGTAGACTTTTTCTAGAATGGAGGAATGGATGATGGCGAAAAATATGCCGGAAATCGGCGATTACAAATACGGCTTTCACGATAAAGATGTCTCAATCTTTCGTGCAAATCGAGGATTAACGAAAGAAATCGTGGAAGAAATTTCAAAGATGAAGGAAGAGCCACAATGGATGTTAGATTTCCGTCTAAAGGCGTTGGATATTTTTTATTCGAAACCGATGCCACAATGGGGCGGAGATTTGTCT
Coding sequences within:
- the sufD gene encoding Fe-S cluster assembly protein SufD, yielding MTTQTQYPFDQGLIESFSSKNGEPSWFKERRLDAFGKLDSLPMLKPGKTKITKWNFTEFKQHTVNSEPFSDVEQFPETVKRLIDLEGGIKNLYVQHNQTVGFRSVSDELKEKGVIFTDLFTAVKDHGELVQKYFMTDAIKPDEHRLTAFHAALVNGGAFLYVPKNVEVTVPIQSIFVHDNGDAPLINHVLIVADENSSVTYVENYISLNDQTEGVANIITEVIALANSRVKFGAVDTLAKGVTTYVNRRGYTARDAQIEWALGMMNDGHTISENETNLIGEGSVCDTKTVVIGRGEQIQNFTTEVHHYGKNTEGTILNHGVVKDRAITVFNGIGKIEHGATKSNAQQESRVLMLSENARGDANPILLIDEDDVLAGHAASVGRVDPIQLYYLMSRGIMKEEAERLIIHGFLEPVVSQLPIEGVKKQLIEVIERKVQ
- the sufU gene encoding Fe-S cluster assembly sulfur transfer protein SufU, which codes for MSFNQLDTLYRQVIMDHYKKPRNKGVLEDSSITVDMNNPTCGDRIRLTMKEEDGKITDVKFDGEGCSISMASASMMTQLIKGKDKETAIKLANEFYDMIQGKESDADTDLEDAHALQGVSKFPARVKCATLAWKAMEKGFKEETND
- a CDS encoding cysteine desulfurase, with protein sequence MDISTIRNQFPILSQQINGHPLVYLDSAATAQKPKSVINTITEYYTGYNANVHRGVHTLGSRATDAYEMAREKVQQFINARSTEEIIFTRGTTTAINIVAHSYGRANVKEGDEIVLTQMEHHSNLIPWQQIAKSNGATLKYIPLQPDGTLSLEDVAQTVTERTKIVAITHISNVLGTINPIKQIARIVHEKGAVLVVDGAQSAPHLKIDVQNLDCDFFAFSGHKMCAPTGIGVLYGKKQWLEKMEPVEFGGEMIDFVGLYDSTWKELPWKFEGGTPIIAGAIGLHSAIEYLEEIGMENIEKHETMLVDYAMDRLMEIDGITIYGPKKGSQRSGVLSFNIEEVHPHDVATVLDTEGIAVRAGHHCAQPLMKWLNVTATARASFYLYNTKDEIDRLAEGLVKAKEFFADVF